DNA from Victivallaceae bacterium:
AAAGGAAATTTTTTCGGAATATCCGGATGTTCTTCCAGGTCTTCTTGAGACAATTGTCTTGCATTGAAGGATTGAATGTTGCGTAAACCTAACCGACGGAGTATTTCATATCTTCGCTCCATTTCCTTAACTAACCAGGTTAAAGCATTGTGTGCTGCGTATCCCTCGGTAATGACTGGAGATAACATATGAGGAAGTTTCGAATAACCGGTTAATTCCACTTTTTTAGGATCTATAATCATTAAACGTATATCGGAAGGAAAGGAAGTCATAATAATAGACATTATAATCGTGTTTATGCAAACGGATTTTCCCGAACCGGTTGTTCCTGCAATGATTAAGTGAGGCATTGAAGCGAGATCCGTCCAAAGATTGTCTCCGTTAGCTTTTTTTCCTAAAAGTAAAGGGATCTGAAGTTTTTGAGATTGTTTAAGATAATTTTCTAAAAGTTCTCGAAATTCAACGGATTGAGGACGTGGATTGGGAATCTCTATTCCTACGGCAGCTTTCCCGGGAATAGGGGCGATGATGCGAATGCTCGAAGCTTGGAGATTAAGCGCAATATCGCTTTCTAGGGCTTTTATTTTTTGAACCTTTACTCCTGCCTGAGGTAGTACTTCAAATGCCGTTAATGTAGGACCCGAACAAATAGCTCCCAACCCGACTTCAATTCCGAATTTGGCCAAAGTCTCTTTGAGTATTATAGCTTGTTTTTCCAGAAATGCTTTATTTGAAGAAATGTCCGGCGCATTATTTTTTGATAATAGAGTGTGTAGCGGTAAAGGAGTTGTCGAATTCCGGAACTGAGAAACGGTTGTATTTTTGGAATCCTTGATCTGTAGCATTTCAGGTGAATACGGTAAGCGATTTTGAGGATGCGGAGGGTTATCGCTAGCGGATGAATTTAAAGGCGATTTCGTTTTTAAAATCGGCTCGGATTTCGGAGATTTTTCTGAGCCTATCGTCTTTATACAATCCGTTTTCGGAAAATATTGGTTTTTAGAGATTTTTTTTTTAATCTTAATAATTAGATTTTTGATTTTTTCTTTATTTTTAAAATATTTTTTTATGTTTATTTGTTTAATTCCTGACCAATTAATGGGTTTAGGCTCAATGAAATAAATAAGGGACGTAATACAAAAAGAAGAAAAAAGACAAATCGATCCCAGCTCACCCAGAAGTTTTTTAAGAGATAAAGAAGAACGTACCGAACTTTGACCCGAATAGATGATGTGAAAAGGGACTCCACCTAAACAATAATGAGTTTTGTATCTAAAGATCTTGTTATTCAGATAATCGGGAAGAGCATGGATAGTGTCCGGAATTGAAAGAATAAGGTTTAACGAGACTAGAAAGATCAAGAAGTACACGCTTTTTCTTTTAATCTTTGAATCGATCTCTCCTAGGATTAACTGAAAGATTAGCCAACATAGAAAACCGGGAATCATTAAAGCGGCTATTCCAAATAAATATACAAGAGAATAACTCAAAGCACCGCCGAAAGTTCCGATCCAGTTTTTGTCAAAAGACAAGGTAAGGTCGAAGCTAATCAAGCTTAGGATCGAAAATCCTGATAATAAAAGAAGAGTGAGTATTTTAAATACACGGGGCATTCTGAAGGGGGAAAATAAAGATTTTCTCATCGGCATACGGATCATTTATGTTTTATGATCTTTTTATACCAGTGAATTCAAAAGAAAAAAAGAATGTTTTAAATCAGTGAAGAGGGCGAACGACGGGACTTGAACCCGCGGCCTCTGGAACCACAATCCAATGCTCTAACCAACTGAGCTACGTTCGCCATAGAAATCGAGCAACCGAATATACAAAAAACGGTTATAAAGAATCCATAAAGAAGTACATTGGAAGTACATTGATCGAATCTCAAATTCCGTTTTCAAGATTTATAACGACGGATTCGATGTTGTTATTTGAACCGAATTTATGAAACAAAAAAGACTCTTCAGAGAGGGACATGGCATGTTTTTATAAAAAACACAAGTTTTCATAAAAAGCCATTGTATTAAAATAAGGCTTTTCAGTAGTATCTTGCTTTCTCGTTGAGTGGAATACACGCTAAATGAGAAAGATAGCGACTCCTGAGAGGGTCGTTTTCCGCGAATCTTAGGGTTAGCGGAAATTTCTTGATAATGCAAATAAGATAGAATACAAGCCAGTATATTATGCTTGTGGGTTTTTTAAATAAAACCCGTTAATTTTTATAGTTTAATTTTTTTCTGAGAATTTGATCTTGGTTCAGATTGAACGCTGGCGGCGTGGATGAGGCATGCAAGTCGAACGGGGCAATAACTTCGGTTATTGTTTAGTGGCGGAAGGGTTAGTAATACATAGATAACCTGCCTTCAACTTGGGAATAACGGCTGGAAACGGTCGCTAATACCGAATGTGGCGTAATTGGGCATCCAATAACGTTAAAGCAGGGGACTTTAGGGCCTTGCGGTTGATGAGGGGTCTATGGGATATCAGCTTGTTGGTGAGGTAAAGGCTCACCAAGGCTATGACGTCTAGGCGGATTGAGAGATTGATCGCCAACACTGGGACTGAGACACTGCCCAGACTCTTACGGGAGGCTGCAGTCGAGAATCTTTCGCAATGGGCGAAAGCCTGACGAAGCGACGCCGCGTGTGTGATGAAGGCTCTAGGGTTGTAAAGCACTTTCGCTTGGGAACAAGAACGGTCGGCTAATATCCGACTAATTTGAGCGTACTAGGTAAAGAAGCACCGGCTAACTCCGTGCCAGCAGCTGCGGTAATACGGAGGGTGCAAGCGTTAATCGGATTTATTGGGCGTAAAGGGCGTGTAGGCGGAAAGGTAAGTTAGTTGTTAAATCTTAGAGCTCAACTCTAAGTCAGCATCTAATACTATCTATCTAGAGGACAGATGGAGAAAAGGGAATTCCACGTGTAGCGGTGAAATGCGTAGATATGTGGAAGAACACCGGTGGCGAAGGCGCTTTTCTAATTTGGACCTGACGCTGAGGCGCGAAAGCAAGGGGAGCAAACAGGATTAGATACCCTGGTAGTCCTTGCTGTAAACGATGCACACTTGATGTGAGTGGAATCAACCCCACTCGTGTCGTAGCTAACGCGTTAAGTGTGCCGCCTGAGGAGTACACTCGCAAGGGTGAAACTCAAAAGAATTGACGGGGGCCCGCACAAGCAGTGGAGCATGTGGTTTAATTCGATGCAACGCGAAGAACCTTACCTGGGTTTGACATGTATTTGACAGTAACAGAAATGTTATCTTCCGTAAGGACAAATACACAGGTGCTGCATGGCTGTCGTCAGCTCGTGCCGTGAGGTGTTGGGTTAAGTCCCGCAACGAGCGCAACCCTTATCACTAGTTGCCAACATTTAAGGTGGGAACTCTAGTGAGACTGCCTGGGTTAACCAGGAGGAAGGCGAGGATGACGTCAAGTCAGCATGGCCCTTATGTCCAGGGCTACACACGTGCTACAATGGCTAATACAGAAGGTTGCTAAGCCGCAAGGCGGAGCAAATCCCCAAAGTTAGCCCCAGTTCGGATTGTAATCTGCAACTCGATTACATGAAGTTGGAATTGCTAGTAATGGCGCGTCAGCTATAGCGCCGTGAATACGTTCCCGGGCCTTGTACACACCGCCCGTCACATCATGGGAGTTGGTTTCACCTTAAATCACTGACTCAACCGCAAGGAGAGAGGTGCCCAAGGTGAGGCTGATGACTGGGATGAAGTCGTAACAAGGTAGCCCTACCGGAAGGTGGGGCTGGATCACCTCCTTTTAAGGACAAGGATAATCGATTTTTAAATAAATCGGTTTGACTAGGTTGAACAAGTGTGATGTATTTGATTTGTATTCTGTCTTTTTCGCATTCTCAAGAATAGATTTCTAATTGACTAAATGATATGTTATTAAAATAAATAGTATATAAGTATTTTCACATACAATAATTGACGTTTAAGAATATTATGTTTACGGTGAAAAGTTAACTTATATGGATCAATCAAAGAAACATAAACCAAGTTATTAAGAGCTGTTGGTGGATGCCTTGGCATTGATAGGCGATGAAGGACGTGTGTACCTGCGATAATTTTCGGGGAGCTGGTAAAAAGCTTAGATCCGGAAGTTTCCGAATGGGGAAACCCGATGAAATGAAAGTTTCATCATTATATGTTGAATACATAGACATATGAAGCGATACCTGCTGAACTGAAACATCTTAGTAAGCAGAGGAAAAGAAATCAAAAGAGATTCCCGAAGTAGCGGCGAGCGAAACGGGATCAGCCCAAACCTTGAATTTATTCGAGGTGTTGTAGGGTCGATAATATGGGATTTCAATTTTTTTAGTCGAATACATCTGGAAAGTTGAACGATACGGGGTGATAGTCCCTTAGACGAAAAGAAAATGAACCTTATTCGATACCTGAGTAGGGCCGGACACGTGAAACCCGGTCTGAATCTGGGGAGACCACTCTCCAAGGCTAAATACTAATCAATGACCTATAGTGAACCAGTACTGTGAAGGAAAGGTGAAAAGAACCCCTGTTAGGGGAGTGAAATAGAACCTGAAACCAGCAGCTTATAAGCGGTCGAAGATCTATTCCTTTTTTTTAAAAAGGAAGATTGACGGCGTGCCTTTTGCATGATGAGCCAGGGAGTTATGTTAGACGGCGAGGTTAAGGGATTTACATTCTGGAGCCGAAGCGAAAGCGAGTTTTAAAAAGCGAATAGTCGTTTAATGTAGACACGAAACCAAGTGATCTATTTATGACCAGGTTGAAGCGGGGGTAAGACTTCGTGGAGGACCGAACCAGTACATGTTGAAAAATGTTTGGATGAGTTGTGAATAGGGGTGAAAGGCCAATCAAACTTGGAGATATCTTGTTCTCTCCGAAATAACTTTAGGGTTAGCCTCGGATATTAATTCTTTGGGGGTAGAGCACTGAATTTTAGCGGGGGTCTACCGACCTACCAACGGAAATCAAACTCCGAATACCAAAGATGAGTCCGGGAGATAGACAGTGGGGGCTAAGCTTCATTGTCGAGAGGGGAACAGCCCAGATCGCCGATTAAGGCCCCAAATTTTATGCTAAGTGAGTAAGGAAGTAGCGGTTCTAAGACAGTTGGAATGTTGGCTTAGAGGCAGCAATCATTTAAAGAGTGCGTAACAGCTCACCAATCGAGAACCACTGCACCGATAATATACGGGACTAAGCATAGAGCCGACATCGCGGGTGTGTAATTTTTTTACACGCGGTAGGAGAGCGTAGTATTCAGCACTGAAGGTATATCGTAAGAAGTACTGGAGCGGATACTAGTGATGATCCATGGCATAAGTAAACGATAAAGGGAGTGAAAATCTCCCTCGCCGTAAGCCCAAGGTTTCCAGGGTAAAGCTCGTCTTCCCTGGGTTAGTCGGCCCCTAAGTCGAGGTGGAAACACGTAGACGATGGAGTAACAGGTTAAATATTCCTGTACCGCCTAAAGCTATAGCGATGGAATGACGGAGTAAGTTAAGCACGCGGACTGTTGGATATGTCCGTAAGACAATGAGATCGGTTAGTAGGTAAATCCGCTAACATAAGATTGGGTTGTTTTCAAGGGGAATCTACGGAGGAACCGATGGTGTGGCGCGAGGCTTTCAAGAAATAATTTCTAGCTGCTGATGGTGACCGTACCAAAACCGACACAGGTGGGCGAGATGAGTATTCTAAGGCGCGCGAGATAACTTTCGTTAAGGAACTCGGCAAATTATCCCCGTAACTTCGGGAGAAGGGGAGCCTTTTGAGGTAATTACACTAGCTGTATGAGCCTCGGGAGGCCGCAGAGAAATGGCCCAAGCGACTGTTTAGCAAAAACACAGCACTATGCAAACCTCTAGGGGAAGTATATGGTGTGACGCCTGCCCAATGCCAAAAGGTTAAAGGGATTTGTCAGCCGTAAGGCGAAGCATTGAACCCAAGCCCTGGTGAATGGCCGCCGTAACTATAACGGTGCTAAGGTAGCGAAATTCCTTGTCGGGTAAGTTCCGACCTGCACGAATGGTGTAACGATTTGGGCACTGTCTCAACGAAAGACTCGGTGAAATTGTAGTAGCAGTGAAGATGCTGTTTACCTGCAAAAGGACGAAAAGACCCCGTGAACCTTTACTGTACTTTGGTATTGGCTTTTGATTTGTTATGTGTAGAATAGCCGGGAGACTATGAACATTCTTCGTTAGGAGAGTGGGAGTCGCCGTTGAAATACCGGTCTTAACAAGTTGAGAATCTAACGTTAACTCCATGAATCTGGAGAACGGACATTGCCAGACGGGCAGTTTTACTGGGGCGGTATCCTCCTAAAGAGTAACGGAGGAGCGCAATGCTTATTTCATCGTGGTTGGCAATCACG
Protein-coding regions in this window:
- a CDS encoding DNA translocase FtsK 4TM domain-containing protein gives rise to the protein MRKSLFSPFRMPRVFKILTLLLLSGFSILSLISFDLTLSFDKNWIGTFGGALSYSLVYLFGIAALMIPGFLCWLIFQLILGEIDSKIKRKSVYFLIFLVSLNLILSIPDTIHALPDYLNNKIFRYKTHYCLGGVPFHIIYSGQSSVRSSLSLKKLLGELGSICLFSSFCITSLIYFIEPKPINWSGIKQINIKKYFKNKEKIKNLIIKIKKKISKNQYFPKTDCIKTIGSEKSPKSEPILKTKSPLNSSASDNPPHPQNRLPYSPEMLQIKDSKNTTVSQFRNSTTPLPLHTLLSKNNAPDISSNKAFLEKQAIILKETLAKFGIEVGLGAICSGPTLTAFEVLPQAGVKVQKIKALESDIALNLQASSIRIIAPIPGKAAVGIEIPNPRPQSVEFRELLENYLKQSQKLQIPLLLGKKANGDNLWTDLASMPHLIIAGTTGSGKSVCINTIIMSIIMTSFPSDIRLMIIDPKKVELTGYSKLPHMLSPVITEGYAAHNALTWLVKEMERRYEILRRLGLRNIQSFNARQLSQEDLEEHPDIPKKFPFIVGIIDELADLLLSSSQDMETPIIRIAQMARAVGIHMILATQRPSREVITGLIKANFPSRISFKVSNRVNSQIIIDEPGAENLMGNGDMLLLAPNHFGTIRAQGAYVKDEDINKIIKDLCSKMPLEYIIPSFERSFDEVKDPSSSDPLFREATGIVLSTGNASTTFLQRKLRIGYARAASLMDQLESAGIIGPSEGAKPRKIIGRLNEN